In one Cercospora beticola chromosome 1, complete sequence genomic region, the following are encoded:
- a CDS encoding uncharacterized protein (BUSCO:EOG09261Q18): MLPSWSRAIATSRAASRCRASGQTRLSLRRLGPFANGIRFLSDKADATEASTAQVLQDFKKTLSFPAKTCTYDDLLQDCNSFVNTGVTLHGYLGTRRDASKTLTFAELHDMHLRTSIQLVSTQTKGEEGSNVAHSQLRTLLDHTPVAVTGTLVSRKAPKSSSANGGKHSLVTGAEIKVENITQLNSFPKDIILGSETIFPAAERHLQLRNDRELRHALAFRSEVARTIREELSQKHGFSEIETPLLFKSTPEGAREFLVPTRNPGLAYALPQSPQQYKQILMASGIPRYMQIAKCFRDEDLRADRQPEFTQVDLEMAFASGEDVMAVVEETVKQLWAGLLQVELPERFDRMTYQQAMSKYGSDKPDLRLGSEIRRIGYMLPVDLIQKIGPLDFPIVEVMKIPISDDTQRTRDFVNTFMDSPEAQSFVQNPEGQPGIFIIDSRKPLQGLQPFGFEAAEQLEEVLDLEDGDLVVIQARKDAPFSGGSTPLGNLRLAMHKAAVKHNYLPAPQGFAFTWITDFPLFSPINENEPGQGGAAGITATHHPFTSPKTPEDVDLLVTAPLQVTADHYDLVVNGVELGGGSRRIHNAAMQEYVMREVLKMSDERMKDFAHLIEVLRAGCPPHAGMALGFDRLIAVMLGKESVRDVIAFPKSGKGEDLLVKSPTKMTKEQLETYHLSLKR; encoded by the coding sequence ATGCTTCCGTCCTGGAGTCGTGCTATCGCGACTTCCCGCGCTGCATCTCGATGCCGGGCATCAGGTCAAACCCGCCTTAGCCTGCGTAGGCTGGGCCCTTTCGCAAATGGCATTCGATTCTTGTCCGACAAAGCAGATGCGACAGAGGCTAGCACAGCTCAGGTATTGCAAGATTTCAAAAAGACACTGAGCTTCCCTGCAAAGACCTGCACCTATGACGACCTGCTGCAAGACTGCAATAGCTTTGTCAACACCGGCGTGACGCTACATGGCTACCTTGGAACACGCAGAGATGCATCCAAGACGCTCACATTTGCTGAGTTGCATGATATGCACTTGCGGACTTCGATACAGCTAGTTTCAACCCAGACCAAAGGCGAGGAAGGAAGCAATGTAGCGCATTCTCAGCTCCGCACCTTGTTGGATCATACGCCAGTAGCGGTGACCGGCACTCTCGTGTCACGAAAGGCCCCAAAGTCCTCCTCTGCGAATGGCGGGAAGCACTCTCTGGTGACTGGAGCAGAAATCAAAGTGGAGAACATCACACAACTCAATAGCTTTCCCAAGGACATCATTCTAGGCAGTGAGACCATCTTTCCAGCAGCCGAACGACATCTGCAGCTGCGCAACGATCGCGAACTGCGCCATGCTTTAGCTTTCCGCAGCGAAGTCGCTCGCACGATCCGCGAGGAGCTCAGTCAAAAGCATGGCTTCTCGGAGATCGAGACACCACTGCTGTTCAAATCGACCCCAGAAGGGGCTCGTGAGTTCCTGGTGCCTACGCGGAACCCAGGACTCGCCTACGCTCTGCCACAGAGCCCCCAGCAATATAAACAGATCCTGATGGCCAGTGGCATCCCACGTTACATGCAGATTGCAAAGTGCTTCAGAGACGAGGACCTCCGCGCCGACAGGCAGCCAGAGTTTACACAGGTCGATCTCGAAATGGCATTTGCCAGCGGCGAAGACGTTATGGCCGTCGTAGAAGAGACTGTAAAGCAACTGTGGGCTGGTCTCTTGCAAGTTGAATTGCCGGAGAGGTTCGACCGGATGACATACCAACAAGCAATGTCAAAGTACGGCTCCGACAAGCCTGATCTTCGACTGGGATCAGAAATACGAAGAATCGGGTACATGCTACCTGTGGACTTGATCCAGAAGATTGGCCCCTTGGACTTTCCGATTGTCGAAGTGATGAAGATACCCATCTCCGACGACACACAACGAACCCGAGACTTTGTAAACACTTTCATGGATTCTCCAGAGGCTCAATCATTCGTTCAAAATCCAGAAGGCCAACCCGGCATCTTTATTATCGACTCTCGCAAACCGCTCCAAGGCCTCCAACCATTTGGCTTCGAAGCCGCAGAACAGCTCGAAGAAGTCCTCGATCTTGAAGACGGCGACCTAGTCGTGATTCAAGCCCGGAAAGATGCTCCCTTCTCTGGCGGCTCCACGCCGCTAGGGAACCTCCGCCTCGCTATGCACAAAGCAGCAGTCAAACACAACTACCTTCCTGCGCCACAAGGCTTTGCTTTCACATGGATCACCGATtttcctctcttctctcctaTCAACGAGAACGAGCCCGGTCAAGGAGGAGCCGCAGGCATAACGGCGACACATCATCCATTCACATCACCCAAAACACCCGAGGATGTAGACCTTCTGGTTACAGCTCCTCTACAAGTGACAGCAGACCACTACGATCTAGTGGTCAATGGCGTCGAACTAGGCGGTGGAAGTCGAAGAATCCACAACGCTGCAATGCAAGAATATGTCATGCGTGAAGTCTTGAAAATGAGCGACGAGCGCATGAAAGACTTTGCACATTTGATTGAAGTTCTCCGAGCTGGCTGCCCTCCTCACGCAGGCATGGCCCTGGGCTTCGACAGACTGATTGCGGTCATGCTCGGAAAAGAATCTGTGCGGGATGTTATCGCCTTCCCCAAGAGTGGGAAAGGAGAAGACTTGCTGGTTAAGAGCCCAACGAAAATGACCAAGGAGCAACTCGAGACATATCACTTGAGTTTGAAGAGGTAG
- a CDS encoding uncharacterized protein (CAZy:GH16), with product MDYQHGTATTTATNTPRPGTPDSDPIERAPPRNPFASPYGSMPASAMGSSTGFQSSAPPRYFHSRRINKDEIEKPWLEKKDPKEKWSTIIPIIGMVVGLGLVGFLIYEGMQTVQNHVYCPVLDETFSGGLNPSVWTKEVEVGGFGNGQFEMTTNTDENAFLKDGMLHIKPTLQDASLIESNNVIDYLKSGECSSDIWSNCVAVTNTTNGTIINPVKSARLSTKAGAKIRYGRVEVVAQIPEGDWLWPAIWMLPVNNTYGPWPASGEIDIMESRGNNYTYPMGGNNIVSSTLHWGPDPGNDAWWRNNVKRKALHTTYSSQFHTYGLEWNEKYIFSYIDTRLLQVMYVNFDKPFWPKGNFPASDQNGTRLVDPWSQTGQDSTPFDQDFYLILNVAVGGTNGWFEDGVNGKPWVDASDTAKRDFWNARSQWLPTWEKKGEMVIKSVKMWQQQGYNGC from the exons ATGGACTACCAACATGGCACGGCCACCACAACGGCGACCAATACGCCGCGTCCGGGCACACCTGATAGCGACCCGATCGAGCGTGCACCACCGAGAAACCCATTCGCTTCTCCATATGGCTCAATGCCAGCATCTGCCATGGGCTCTTCGACTGGTTTCCAGTCCAGCGCTCCTCCTCGCTACTTCCACTCTCGCCGAATCAACAAGGACGAGATAGAGAAGCCttggctggagaagaaggatccCAAGGAGAAATGGAGCACGATCATTCCCATCATTGGCATGGTCGTCGGCTTGGGACTGGTCGGCTTCCTCATCTACGAAGGCATGCAGACAGTGCAGAATCACGTTTATTGTCCCGTACTGGACGAGACTTTCTCGGGTGGTCTCAACCCAAGTGTGTGGACAAAGGAAGTGGAGGTTGGAGGATTCGG TAACGGGCAATTCGAAATGACCACCAACACCGACGAGAATGCTTTCCTCAAGGATGGCATGCTACATATCAAGCCCACGCTCCAAGATGCATCCCTTATCGAATCGAATAATGTCATCGATTATCTGAAGAGCGGTGAATGTTCCTCTGATATCTGGTCAAACTGCGTTGCGGTTACCAATACCACAAACGGTACTATCATCAATCCTGTCAAGTCGGCCCGTCTGAGCACAAAAGCCGGAGCAAAGATTAGGTACGGGCGCGTCGAAGTAGTCGCGCAGATTCCAGAGGGTGATTGGCTCTGGCCAGCCATCTGGATGTTGCCGGTAAACAACACCTATGGTCCATGGCCCGCATCCGGAGAGATTGACATTATGGAATCTCGAGGTAACAACTATACCTACCCAATGGGAGGAAACAACATTGTGTCATCCACACTTCATTGGGGTCCCGATCCCGGCAACGATGCCTGGTGGCGCAACAACGTGAAGCGAAAAGCGCTGCACACAACTTACAGCTCTCAATTCCACACCTACGGACTTGAGTGGAACGAGAAATACATTTTCAGCTACATCGACACGCGCCTCTTGCAAGTCATGTACGTCAATTTCGATAAGCCCTTCTGGCCAAAGGGTAACTTCCCTGCCTCCGATCAGAACGGAACCCGACTTGTGGACCCGTGGAGCCAGACTGGCCAGGACAGTACGCCTTTCGATCAAGATTTCTACTTGATCCTCAACGTTGCCGTGGGAGGCACGAATGGTTGGTTCGAAGACGGCGTCAACGGCAAGCCATGGGTTGATGCTTCCGACACTGCGAAACGAGACTTCTGGAACGCCCGATCACAATGGCTGCCTACCTGGGAAAAGAAGGGAGAGATGGTCATCAAGAGCGTCAAGATGTGGCAGCAACAAGGATACAATGGTTGCTAA
- a CDS encoding 40S ribosomal protein uS17 (BUSCO:EOG092653NM) yields MATELTVQSERAFQKQPHIFQNSKSKAKSTRVGKGGRRWYKDVGLGFRTPKTAIEGQYIDKKCPFTGLVSIRGRILTGTVVSAKMHRTIIIRREYLHFIPKYSRYEKRHKNLAAHVSPAFRVSEGDQVTVGQCRPLSKTVRFNVLRVLPRTGKQVKAFNKF; encoded by the exons ATGGCGACCGAGTTGACTGTCCAGAGCGAGCGCGCTTTCCAGAAGCAGCCGCACATCTTCCAGAACTCCAAGAGCAAGGCGAAGTCCACCAGAGTCGGAAAGGGTGGCCGGAGATGGTACAAGGACGTTGGATTGGGCTTCAGGACCCCAAAGACTGCCATTGAGGGCCAGTACATTG ACAAGAAGTGCCCCTTCACTGGACTCGTTTCCATCCGTGGCCGTATCCTCACCGGTACCGTCGTCTCCGCCAAGATGCACCGCACCATCATCATCCGTCGCGAGTACCTCCACTTCATTCCAAAGTACTCCCGCTACGAGAAGCGCCACAAGAACCTCGCCGCACACGTCTCCCCTGCTTTCCGTGTGTCCGAGGGTGACCAGGTCACTGTTGGCCAATGCCGGCCTTTGAGCAAGACT GTCCGCTTCAACGTTCTCCGCGTCCTTCCACGAACTGGCAAGCAGGTCAAGGCATTCAACAAGTTCTAA
- a CDS encoding uncharacterized protein (MEROPS:MER0017246), with product MKSATQAVGKLATACAAAGAVYAVLLGILLTPRAQRFAIYANAFNTLRWRDVHDGTAHGFAPNQVTPFNLSTPDGEILYAWHILPLNQYTRHETAILNEAQRRDGPVDDFTTTTAYKVLTSRDPSPAKVVVSFHGNAGHIAQGWRPAANRLITNMPNTHVFTIDYRGFGHSTGTPTEAGLIADGVALVEYIVGTTKIPPERIVILGQSLGTAVSAAVALHFADRRNALLPPSLHTSSLSDASDQKTLPTTFAGVVLAAPFNSIPTLLLTYRIGGFLPLLLPLRPFPSLAQMLMAKVVDTWQTADRLWAYYHALEGTPSLNDGTRNKGSVQIIHALNDADIPFHQTEMIYRRVFSQRKSQDAFDTSELEPSELIAGNEGPAVFDVKKDGFPRMRFDFVEHGGHNRILTYSPVAVAISRALEGFSDS from the exons ATGAAGTCGGCTACGCAGGCCGTGGGCAAGCTGGCCACCGCATGTGCTGCCGCTGGAGCTGTATATGCCGTCCTGCTCGGCATCCTGCTCACACCGAGAGCGCAGAGATT TGCCAT ATATGCCAACGCCTTCAATACCTTGAGATGGCGCGACGTACACGATGGCACTGCGCATGGATTTGCTCCCAACCAAGTGACTCCATTCAATCTCTCAACTCCTGACGGCGAAATACTGTATGCTTGGCACATCCTGCCTCTCAATCAATATACACGCCACGAGACTGCCATTCTCAATGAGGCTCAGAGACGAGATGGCCCCGTCGACGACTTCACCACAACTACGGCATACAAAGTATTGACCTCACGGGATCCGTCTCCCGCCAAGGTGGTTGTCAGTT TTCATGGCAACGCTGGCCACATCGCGCAAGGCTGGCGTCCTGCAGCTAACCGTCTGATCACCAACATGCCCAATACGCACGTCTTCACCATAGA CTATCGGGGGTTCGGCCATTCTACGGGCACGCCTACTGAGGCTGGGCTGATTGCTGATGGTGTGGCGCTTGTCGAATATATCGTGGGAACGACCAAGATCCCACCAGAGCGGATCGTGATCCTCGGCCAGAGTCTAGGTACTGCTGTCTCAGCAGCTGTTGCCCTTCACTTCGCGGATCGCAGAAATGCCCTGTTGCCCCCTTCGTTGCATACATCGAGCCTGTCTGATGCATCGGACCAGAAAACGCTACCGACGACGTTTGCTGGTGTCGTTCTTGCGGCTCCTTTCAACAGCATTCCAACTCTTCTACTCACTTATCGGATTGGCGGCTTCCTCCCGCTCTTGCTGCCTCTCAGGCCCTTTCCTTCCCTCGCGCAGATGCTCATGGCGAAAGTCGTTGATACATGG CAAACCGCCGACAGGCTTTGGGCATATTACCATGCGCTCGAAGGCACCCCAAGTTTGAACGACGGTACTCGAAACAAAGGCTCTGTTCAGATCAT ACACGCATTGAACGACGCAGATATTCCATTTCACCAGACGGAGATGATTTATAGACGCGTATTTAGCCAGCGGAAGTCCCAAGATGCTTTCGATACTAGTGAGCTGGAGCCGAGTGAGCTCATCGCAGGCAACGAGGGGCCCGCTGTCTTCGATGTCAAGAAGGACGGGTTTCCAAGAATGCGCTTTGATTTTGTTGAACATGGTG GACACAACCGGATCTTGACCTATAGCCCCGTGGCAGTGGCCATCAGTCGAGCACTCGAAGGCTTTTCGGACAGCTGA
- a CDS encoding uncharacterized protein (BUSCO:EOG09263XVS), which translates to MVEQANSPNNGGATAAPAADGAAKTAKATAQNPAFRMMGLPRLRLPSRNWTIFWTITGSFAGAVIYDKYQTKRTREKWVNLVSHIADERLDTKTIPRRVTIYLQAPPGDGLRTAREHFHLYVKPVLVAAAMDWDVVEGRKEGDVRHKTAEKIRKQRRKNGEGEVVTDDEDGTLMVENLRRQNGDVEYPGVAGDIVIGRHTWKEYIRGLHEGYLGPASLPKEADSDSVAGTESAGHAPASASGNDTTANTTSAHGGGGGEESPLTSLDTVVESAGPGNSTDAENIGDGANEDKKGEESAQSKDNDGEQKPKRRFPPSPILPEDYSTAVLSPSTPEILGPSVGVRLPHLLGIKNTPVRIYRFLNRRRLQDDIGRQVAAAVLASYRPYTSVIAQDDGSASDVAKETSEQATVLQQEEKDWYKLVHKPRAEHEESLWIEPITLDERIANRMRAFELTSADEERSRRIAAGKEAASNQES; encoded by the coding sequence ATGGTGGAGCAAGCAAACTCGCCAAACAATGGGGGCGCTACGgcggcaccagcagcagatggcGCTGCGAAAACCGCTAAGGCAACTGCGCAGAACCCTGCCTTTCGCATGATGGGCTTGCCTCGACTGCGACTGCCATCACGGAACTGGACCATCTTCTGGACTATCACCGGTTCCTTTGCCGGCGCAGTGATCTACGACAAGTATCAAACGAAGCGCACAAGAGAGAAATGGGTCAACCTCGTCTCCCACATCGCTGACGAGCGACTCGACACGAAGACGATTCCACGTCGAGTTACCATCTACCTGCAAGCACCTCCTGGCGATGGGCTGCGGACAGCGCGCGAGCACTTCCATCTGTACGTCAAACCGGTACTGGTGGCAGCGGCCATGGACTGGGATGTTGTGGAAGGGAGGAAAGAGGGCGATGTGCGACACAAGACGGCGGAGAAGATCAGGAAACAACGCAGGAAGAATGGCGAGGGCGAAGTGGTgactgacgatgaggatggcaCACTCATGGTTGAGAATTTGCGCCGGCAAAATGGAGATGTGGAATATCCAGGTGTTGCCGGAGACATCGTGATCGGTCGACACACCTGGAAAGAATACATACGCGGTCTACACGAGGGCTACCTGGGACCTGCAAGTCTGCCGAAGGAGGCGGATTCCGATTCAGTCGCTGGTACAGAATCCGCCGGCCATGCCCCTGCATCTGCTTCTGGCAATGACACTACTGCGAATACCACAAGCGCCcacggaggtggtggtggtgaggagTCACCGCTGACATCCCTAGATACTGTAGTCGAAAGCGCGGGGCCAGGTAATTCTACGGACGCCGAAAATATTGGCGACGGGGCAAATGAGGACAAAAAGGGAGAAGAGAGCGCCCAGTCAAAGGATAACGACGGCGAGCAGAAACCGAAACGACGGTTCCCACCATCACCTATCCTCCCTGAAGACTACAGCACGGCTGTGCTATCACCTTCTACACCCGAGATCTTGGGCCCGAGTGTTGGCGTTCGCTTGCCCCATCTCCTCGGAATCAAGAATACGCCAGTGAGGATTTACCGATTCCTGAACAGGAGACGACTGCAGGACGACATCGGGCGACAGGTTGCGGCTGCAGTTCTGGCCTCGTATCGCCCATACACCTCTGTGATCGCGCAGGACGATGGCAGCGCGTCTGACGTAGCAAAGGAAACATCGGAGCAAGCCACAGTCTtgcagcaggaggagaaagaCTGGTACAAGCTTGTCCATAAGCCCCGTGCAGAACATGAAGAGAGCTTATGGATAGAGCCAATAACTCTTGACGAGCGCATAGCAAATCGCATGCGTGCATTCGAGCTCACTTCTGCAGATGAGGAGCGCTCACGAAGGATAGCGGCGGGCAAAGAAGCCGCATCGAATCAGGAGTCCTGA
- a CDS encoding uncharacterized protein (BUSCO:EOG09261HQU), with product MATRTKASKQLPLPTIGRQGPSSSKKPTTPRNKLTSKGNGSILSFFKKSDEGGVAQPGLFVDGRLSAAGSFAAIDEDAAELFTSDDTFDTERFNEIGGPSKRRKRSSEETDNRPDKKAPQQLDSDTKAVVRKIGPFCEDSDSEQEEEGSAATTDLENISHGESRAIPVLEAKEASAKVPVTAAAASDAQSPPELIKEETSYEPGMDEFEEFGDDDFDEDQFEEGDEFRERRYMEEQARLEEEEAEDEKDYDRPTDDGNVKLESMEGQVTTLCPVCNLCLDGVTERDAGVHVNNCLDGKPTPLPEKPKKQGCATPGPMKSEDSSSAGQYRRPARPARPGQANPFNLGDPAVQHGGGSAFNKLMSGHTEEAAWAEAAASEHAARGKPSYQRTCPFYKILPGLFICVDAFRYGAVKGCQAYFLSHFHSDHYVGLTSTWTHGPIYCSKVTANLVKQQLRVDPKYVVPLEFERQIDVPGTRGVKVTMISANHCPGSSLYLFEKTVGIKQNGEPRVQRILHCGDFRACKMHVEHPLLMPEVVDKVSGNTKEQKIDVCYLDTTYLNPKYAFPGQEDVIKACADMCVCLSKDTADDEDGWETMKRQRAGEGMAKFIQREASVIAASEEVTDATSGDSMTVEKNPHASQQILSSAKDKKSRGRLLVVVGTYSIGKERICLGIAKALNSKIYAPPSKQRIAAALEDPELDALMTNNPKEAQVHMTPLFEIRAETLDDYLKDFWPHFTRAVGFRPSGWNYKPPKSRLTESPLVSTVLHSENWRSTYSMRDLVPQRGSSSRASCFGVPYSEHSSFRELTMFCCALRIDKIIPTVNVGSAKSRERMKAWCDRWAAERRKNGLYKIPDDGKW from the coding sequence ATGGCGACCCGAACCAAGGCGAGTAagcagctgccgctgcccaCGATTGGACGGCAAGGCCCAAGCAgttcgaagaagccgaccACTCCCAGGAACAAACTCACCAGCAAGGGCAACGGCAGTattctcagcttcttcaagaAGTCCGACGAAGGTGGCGTTGCGCAACCCGGCCTGTTCGTCGATGGAAGACTGTCTGCGGCGGGCTCATTTGCAGCCATTGACGAAGATGCTGCCGAGCTCTTCACTTCAGATGACACTTTCGACACCGAGCGCTTCAACGAAATCGGGGGGCCATCTAAGcggcggaagaggagcagcgaAGAGACGGATAATCGACCTGACAAGAAAGCACCTCAACAACTGGACTCGGACACCAAGGCCGTCGTGAGGAAAATTGGCCCATTCTGCGAAGATTCGGATAGCgagcaggaggaagaagggTCTGCCGCAACGACAGACCTCGAGAATATCTCGCATGGAGAATCTAGGGCCATACCAGTTCTCGAGGCGAAAGAGGCTTCGGCGAAGGTTCCAgtcactgcagctgcagcaagcgATGCTCAATCACCGCCCGAATTAATCAAGGAAGAGACGAGCTACGAGCCAGGTATGGACGAGTTCGAGGAGTTTGGAGACGACGATTTTGACGAGGACCAGTTCGAGGAGGGTGACGAGTTCCGCGAGCGTCGCTACATGGAAGAGCAGGCTAgactggaagaggaggaggcagaGGACGAGAAAGACTATGACCGGCCAACGGACGATGGCAACGTTAAATTAGAGAGCATGGAGGGTCAGGTCACCACGCTTTGTCCAGTTTGTAATTTGTGCCTCGATGGTGTCACCGAGCGAGACGCAGGCGTGCATGTCAACAACTGCTTGGATGGAAAGCCCACACCACTGCCTGAGAAGCCCAAAAAGCAAGGCTGTGCCACACCTGGGCCCATGAAGTCCGAAGACTCAAGCTCTGCCGGCCAATATCGACGTCCAGCTCGGCCAGCTCGACCAGGTCAAGCGAATCCGTTCAATCTCGGCGATCCAGCAGTACAGCATGGAGGTGGATCAGCGTTCAACAAGCTCATGTCCGGACACACAGAGGAGGCTGCATGGGCTGAGGCTGCTGCATCGGAGCATGCTGCCCGAGGCAAACCCTCCTATCAACGTACCTGTCCATTCTACAAAATCTTACCTGGTCTTTTCATCTGCGTCGATGCCTTTCGATACGGGGCTGTCAAAGGCTGTCAGGCGTATTTTCTCAGCCATTTCCACAGTGATCACTACGTGGGACTCACATCCACCTGGACTCACGGCCCCATTTATTGCTCAAAGGTCACCGCCAATCTCGTCAAGCAGCAACTTAGGGTTGATCCCAAATACGTTGTTCCTTTAGAGTTTGAGCGACAGATCGATGTTCCAGGCACGCGTGGCGTTAAAGTCACTATGATCTCCGCGAACCACTGTCCTGGCAGTTCGCTCTACTTGTTTGAGAAAACTGTAGGCATCAAGCAAAATGGAGAGCCTCGAGTGCAACGGATATTGCACTGTGGCGACTTCCGGGCATGCAAAATGCACGTCGAACATCCCCTGCTAATGCCAGAAGTTGTCGACAAGGTCAGTGGAAACACAAAAGAACAGAAGATCGACGTCTGCTATCTCGATACCACATACCTCAACCCAAAGTATGCGTTTCCCGGCCAGGAAGACGTCATCAAAGCGTGCGCGGATATGTGTGTCTGCCTCAGCAAGGACACGgcggatgatgaagatggctggGAGACAATGAAGCGGCAACGCGCAGGTGAAGGGATGGCAAAATTTATACAGCGCGAAGCATCTGTCATCGCAGCTAGTGAAGAAGTCACAGACGCGACGAGTGGCGACAGCATGACTGTTGAGAAGAACCCACATGCCAGCCAACAGATCCTCTCTAGCGCTAAAGACAAGAAGTCCAGGGGCCGGCTGTTGGTGGTTGTGGGCACCTATAGCATCGGCAAGGAACGCATATGTCTGGGCATAGCCAAAGCACTAAACTCCAAGATCTATGCTCCACCTTCGAAACAGCGCATCGCGGCGGCTCTGGAAGATCCAGAGTTGGACGCCCTGATGACGAACAACCCCAAAGAAGCGCAGGTGCATATGACACCTTTATTCGAGATCCGGGCAGAGACACTAGACGATTACCTTAAAGACTTCTGGCCACACTTTACTCGCGCCGTAGGCTTTCGACCCAGTGGCTGGAACTACAAACCTCCAAAAAGTCGCCTCACGGAAAGCCCGCTGGTTTCCACGGTACTACATTCGGAGAACTGGAGAAGTACATATAGCATGCGGGATCTGGTGCCACAGCGCGGCAGCTCGAGCAGAGCAAGTTGTTTTGGTGTTCCATACAGTGAACATTCCAGCTTCAGAGAGCTCACCATGTTCTGTTGTGCATTACGAATCGACAAGATCATTCCCACCGTCAACGTCGGGAGTGCAAAGAGTCGCGAGAGGATGAAAGCGTGGTGCGATCGATGGGCTGCGGAGAGACGGAAGAATGGTCTTTACAAGATTCCTGATGACGGTAAATGGTAG